One window of Canis lupus baileyi chromosome 21, mCanLup2.hap1, whole genome shotgun sequence genomic DNA carries:
- the INCENP gene encoding inner centromere protein isoform X4 yields the protein MGSTAPGPIHLLELCDQKLMEFICNVDNKDLVWLEEIEEEAERMFTREFSKEPELMPKTPSQKNRQKKRRISYVQDENRNPIRKRLSRRLSRSSQLSSRHLRSKGKVEKLATVVGENGSVLRRVTRAAAAAAAAATAVLATPSPSPESSPALTKKPKNSLAQGQLVPVVEIGVPERKSAEQHLGQIKSVQTPLAPSPPATTPASHSILLSEEDSTPKKPEAGRPETITVSSLMATPQDPKGRGVGTSRSASKLRMVQASPGPQDLPGSLASPWPGRVLTSILPDNCSTPTGTHVDQQSVWHSLIAPSSPGCQVSLAQECSLVAKQEKPVRRSSRRIGKKATEEPAASARIICHSYLERLLNVEVPQKVGREQKPSEEAEPVEAAEPEVSKDDRSTLCSRSATKIAISTPGSRPLAGGQETPSEGQQEPKTDQGDSPKEPPQSVRRKRSYKQAVSELDDEQQLEDEELQAPRSKTPSPPCPASKVVRPLRTFLHTVQRNQMLMTPTSAPRGSVMKSFIKRNTPLRVDPKEKERQRLENLRRKEEAELLRRQKVEEDKRRRLEEVKLKREERLRKVLQARERVEQMKEEKKKQIEQKFAQIDEKTEKAKEERLAEEKAKKKAAAKKMEEVEARRKQEEEVRRLRRLQQDEEERRHQELLQKKKEEEQERLRKVAEAKRLAEQREQERQLAEQREQERRKEQERLQAEREQQEREREREKALQLQKERLQRELEEKKKKEEQERLREERLAEEQQRKAKEVAVTGKGLNVTVDVQSPACTSYQMTPQGHRAPPKINPDNYGMDLNSDDSTDDEAHPRKPIPTWARGTQLSQAIIHQYYHPPNLLELFGTILPLDLEDIFKKSKPRYHKRTSSAVWNSPPLLGSRLPSSLAYSLKKY from the exons ATGGGGTCGACAGCCCCAGGGCCCATTCACCTGCTGGAGCTGTGTGACCAGAAGCTCATGGAGTTTATCTGCAATGTGGATAATAAGGACTTAGTGTGGCTCGAAGAGATTGAGGAGGAAGCCGAGCGCATGTTCACCAG AGAattcagcaaggagcctgagctGATGCCCAAAACACCTTCTCAGAAAAACCGACAGAAGAAGAGGCGGATTTCTTATGTTCAGGATGAAAACAGAAACCCCATCCGGAAAAG GCTGTCCCGCAGGCTGTCCCGGAGCAGCCAGCTGAGCTCCCGGCACCTCCGCAGCAAGGGCAAGGTGGAGAAGCTGGCCACGGTGGTGGGAGAGAACGGCTCTGTCCTGCGGCGGGTGACTCGTGCTGCAGCTGCAGCGGCGGCAGCAGCCACTGCCGTGTTAGCTACCCCTTCGCCCAGCCCTGAGTCTTCCCCTGCGCTGACCAAGAAGCCTAAAAACAGCCTGGCCCAGGGCCAGCTGGTGCCCGTGGTAGAGATCGGCGTCCCAGAGCGCAAGAGTGCCGAGCAGCACCTTGGCCAGATCAAGTCTGTCCAGACTCCTCTGGCTCCATCCCCTCCGGCCACCACTCCCGCCTCCCACAGCATCTTGCTGTCAGAGGAGGATTCAACACCCAAGAAGCCAGAGGCTGGGAGACCAGAAACCATCACTGTGAGTTCCCTGATGGCtacaccccaggaccccaagggtCGAGGGGTTGGAACAAGCCGGTCTGCCTCCAAGCTCAGGATGGTGCAGGCCTCCCCAGGCCCGCAGGACTTGCCGGGCTCTCTGGCCTCCCCATGGCCAGGGCGGGTGCTGACTTCCATCCTGCCGGATAACTGCTCCACGCCCACGGGCACCCATGTGGACCAGCAGTCAGTGTGGCACAGCCTGATTGCCCCGTCCTCCCCTGGCTGCCAGGTCTCCCTGGCCCAGGAGTGTTCCCTGGTGGCCAAACAGGAGAAACCTGTCCGCAGGTCAAGCAGGAGGATTGGCAAGAAGGCCACTGAAGAGCCAGCTGCCTCTGCCCGCATCATCT GTCACAGTTACCTGGAGAGGCTCTTGAATGTTGAGGTGCCCCAAAAAGTTGG CCGTGAGCAGAAGCCCAGCGAGGAGGCTGAGCCAGTAGAGGCAGCTGAGCCAGAG GTCTCCAAGGATGACAGGAGTACCTTGTGCTCCCGTAGTGCCACCAAGATCGCCATTAGCACACCTGGCTCGAGGCCTTTGGCTGGTGGCCAGGAAACACCCTCTGAAGGGCAGCAAG AACCCAAGACTGACCAAGGAGATAGCCCCAAGGAGCCACCCCAGAGTGTCAG GAGGAAGCGCAGCTACAAGCAGGCAGTGAGTGAGCTGGACGACGAGCAGCAGCTGGAGGATGAGGAGCTGCAAGCCCCCAGGAGCAAGACGCCTTCCCCACCCTGTCCAGCCAGCAAA GTGGTACGGCCCCTCCGGACCTTCCTGCACACTGTGCAGAGGAACCAGATGCTCATGACCCCAACCTCGGCCCCCCGTGGCAGTGTCATGAAATCCTTCATCAAGCGCAACACTCCCCTGCGTGTGGACCCTAAG gagAAGGAGCGGCAGCGCCTGGAGAACCTGCGACGGAAGGAGGAGGCTGAGCTGCTCCGTCGGCAGAAAGTGGAGGAGGATAAGCGGCGGCGGCTGGAGGAGGTGAAGCT GAAGCGTGAAGAGCGTCTTCGTAAGGTGCTGCAGGCCCGGGAGCGTGTGGAGCAgatgaaggaggagaagaagaagcagattgAGCAGAAGTTTGCTCAGATTGACGAGAAGACCGAGAAG GCCAAGGAAGAGCGGCTGGCTGAGGAGAAAGCCAAGAAAAAGGCCGCAGCCAAGAAGATGGAGGAGGTGGAGGCACGccgcaagcaggaggaggaggtgcGGCGGCTCAGGCGGCTCCAACAG GACGAGGAGGAGCGCAGGCACCAGGAGCTGttgcagaagaagaaggaggaggagcaggagcggcTGCGCAAGGTGGCCGAGGCCAAGAGGCTGGCGGAGCAGCGGGAGCAGGAGCGGCAGCTGGCGGAGCAGCGGGAACAGGAGCGCAGGAAGGAGCAGGAGCGGCTCCAGGCCGAGAG GGAGCAGcaggagcgggagcgggagcgggagaaGGCCCTGCAGTTACAGAAGGAGCGGCTGCAGAGGGAactggaggagaagaagaaaaag gaggagcaggagaggctgCGGGAGGAGCGGCTGgctgaggagcagcagaggaaagcCAAGGAGGTGGCGGTGACCGGCAAAGGCCTGAATGTGACTGTGGATGTGCAG TCTCCAGCTTGTACCTCATATCAGATGACTCCCCAGGGCCACAGAGCTCCCCCCAAGATCAACCCAGATAACTATGGGATGGATCTGAATAGTGATGACTCCACTGATGACGAGGCCCATCCCCGGAAGcccatccccacctgggccaGAG GCACTCAGCTAAGCCAGGCCATCATCCACCAGTACTACCACCCCCCGAACCTACTTGAGCTCTTTGGA